A single window of Paenibacillus sp. SYP-B4298 DNA harbors:
- a CDS encoding helix-turn-helix transcriptional regulator, producing MIKNGTAYEKAQQRLRKVEAERAAEIRRLQLLGIDERQTAEKLEPLNRVCEELAMDIRYYEEIKRGVFPPLQRLTELGRHLIAYRIFIHMSQAELAARLGVSESQVSRDERNEYYGATVGKLEAVMTAMGIQTAIRMEHTRLAGAVHDEPTAGLAELVLLGGMKDEGHSNR from the coding sequence GTGATCAAAAATGGAACAGCTTACGAAAAGGCGCAGCAAAGGCTGCGAAAGGTTGAAGCGGAGCGGGCTGCCGAAATCAGGCGGCTTCAGCTCCTTGGAATAGATGAGCGCCAGACCGCTGAGAAGCTGGAGCCGCTCAATCGTGTCTGCGAGGAGCTCGCCATGGACATCCGCTATTATGAGGAGATCAAGCGTGGCGTCTTTCCACCGTTGCAGAGGTTGACCGAGCTTGGCCGCCACCTCATCGCGTACCGAATCTTTATCCATATGAGCCAGGCAGAGCTGGCCGCGAGGCTGGGGGTTTCCGAGTCCCAGGTATCCAGGGATGAACGTAACGAATACTATGGGGCTACTGTCGGCAAGCTGGAGGCAGTCATGACCGCCATGGGCATACAGACAGCGATTCGGATGGAACACACTCGCCTGGCGGGAGCTGTGCATGATGAGCCGACCGCCGGCCTGGCCGAACTAGTCTTGCTGGGGGGAATGAAGGATGAAGGCCATTCTAATCGATGA
- a CDS encoding M14 family metallopeptidase, whose amino-acid sequence MNITVRQGDTLWGYSRWFRVPLELIEDSNPGLAPSALAVGGQVRIPGYQTVAYTIKAGDTLWDIATARQVELESIYALNPEVQPSRLQAGQRIQLPLRVTWRIVDTDRPYSYTVLTEDLNRLTELYPFIRRRYIGSSVQGRNISAVDVGRGVNRVHINAAIHANEWITSPVLMRQLNDYVLALTNRGELRGLKMEPRYVQTMLTVVPMVNPDGVELVINGPPAEEPLRSQVLEINGGSDDFSGWKANIRGVDLNDQFPALWEREAERQLQQPSPRDYPGTAPLTEPEAIALAELTRQSDYARVLAYHTQGRVIYWGFEGLQPPESETLANEFARVSGYTPVETIDSYAGYKDWFIQDWRRPGFTIELGEGVNPLPLSELEAITEESLGIFLVSLDFT is encoded by the coding sequence ATGAACATTACGGTCAGGCAAGGAGATACGTTATGGGGCTACAGCCGCTGGTTTCGAGTGCCGCTGGAGCTCATCGAGGACTCTAATCCTGGGCTGGCTCCATCTGCATTGGCAGTCGGGGGACAGGTTCGCATCCCTGGCTATCAGACTGTAGCGTATACCATTAAGGCGGGCGATACGCTATGGGATATTGCCACTGCCCGCCAAGTGGAGCTGGAGAGCATCTATGCATTAAATCCAGAGGTGCAGCCATCCCGTCTACAGGCAGGACAGCGCATTCAATTGCCGCTTCGGGTGACGTGGCGGATCGTCGATACCGATCGGCCCTATTCCTACACGGTACTGACAGAGGATCTGAACCGTCTGACGGAGCTCTACCCCTTCATCCGTCGTCGCTACATAGGCAGCTCGGTGCAGGGACGCAATATTTCGGCAGTGGACGTTGGACGTGGCGTAAATCGTGTGCATATCAATGCAGCTATTCACGCCAATGAATGGATTACCTCCCCTGTCCTGATGCGTCAATTGAATGACTATGTGCTGGCTCTGACAAATCGCGGGGAGCTGCGCGGGCTGAAGATGGAGCCGCGTTATGTTCAGACGATGCTGACGGTTGTGCCGATGGTCAACCCGGACGGGGTCGAGCTGGTCATCAACGGACCGCCTGCCGAGGAGCCGCTGCGCTCGCAGGTGCTGGAGATCAATGGAGGAAGCGATGATTTCTCCGGCTGGAAGGCCAACATCCGCGGTGTGGATCTGAACGACCAGTTCCCGGCATTGTGGGAGCGGGAAGCGGAGCGTCAGCTCCAGCAGCCGTCCCCGCGCGATTATCCGGGTACGGCGCCGCTGACCGAGCCGGAGGCGATTGCACTGGCGGAGCTGACCAGGCAGAGCGATTACGCGCGCGTGCTGGCTTACCACACACAGGGGCGGGTCATCTATTGGGGCTTTGAGGGACTGCAGCCACCGGAATCAGAGACACTGGCTAATGAATTTGCCCGTGTCAGCGGCTATACACCTGTGGAGACGATCGACAGCTACGCCGGGTATAAGGATTGGTTCATACAGGATTGGCGCAGGCCAGGCTTCACCATCGAGCTGGGAGAGGGGGTCAACCCGCTGCCGCTCTCCGAGCTGGAGGCGATCACTGAGGAGAGCCTGGGCATCTTCCTTGTTAGTCTGGACTTCACATAA
- a CDS encoding PAS domain-containing protein has product MDSSQMDFSLHSSEALNVLFNGMQDGCIAVNKQWRILYVNDVVTRRLSKAADTLIGQDMVEQFPEALNYRLFRQYPAPHDIQESYTFQDYYPPLALWLKVSVYPSSEGLLLVLHNLNTVQPSKTGDDVRHLVEMVPQHAMDVISYKDPEGRFSYVSPSIYKLLGYRPYELVGKRAADYIHVDDVQAVGNALSGEAIRNNEVLLTYRMLHANGTYYWFETTVKQISDQEHADRYVYLCISREVTERKELEERFEITQKLGRFGGWERDRDGQYIYISPEVEEILGTAAELACRLPLTSDMLLCYIHPDDRERYSHNIVHTHQQPPGYRYNYELRMLRPEGGFRNVRIQGEVVQRSGGRIHVVGLLQDISEHRQRELEIRRIRENLKLSQQMGGLGYFDYNLQLNQVFWSKELYTMLEIVPGDFDGTVEGFYERVHPDDVGQVKQAIQHCIHGDTYDTVLRMILPDGKVIQLHTIGSLIYDEAGEPLCLFGMVQNISEKKQAEELLRKSEKLSAAGQLAAGIAHEIRNPLTALKGFAKLLLRAENETRVRYFNIMQSEFDRIELILGELLLLAKPQTPQYKMNHLSHIIQEVVELLSTQANLANVMIDLDMESDLPMLYCEANQLKQVFVNVIKNGIESMTGGGHLRIKLRLEDGSLCILFADEGKGMHPAQLERVGEPFYTTKDKGTGLGMLVSFNIIDEHHGSIRYYSQVDHGTTVKVKLPLQ; this is encoded by the coding sequence TTGGACTCATCACAGATGGACTTCAGCTTACACTCGTCTGAGGCATTGAATGTTCTGTTCAATGGGATGCAGGACGGCTGTATCGCTGTGAATAAGCAGTGGCGTATCCTGTATGTGAATGATGTGGTGACGCGAAGATTGTCTAAGGCTGCGGACACTCTGATCGGCCAGGATATGGTGGAGCAGTTCCCGGAAGCGCTCAATTATCGGCTGTTCCGCCAATACCCTGCGCCACATGATATCCAGGAGAGCTACACATTCCAGGATTACTATCCGCCGCTTGCCTTATGGCTGAAGGTCAGTGTCTACCCTTCCTCCGAAGGACTGTTGCTGGTGTTACATAACTTGAATACGGTTCAGCCGAGCAAAACCGGGGATGATGTGCGGCATCTGGTCGAGATGGTGCCGCAGCATGCGATGGATGTCATCAGCTATAAGGACCCGGAGGGCAGGTTCAGCTATGTCTCGCCCTCTATATACAAGCTGTTAGGGTACCGACCTTACGAATTGGTTGGCAAGCGTGCTGCTGATTATATTCATGTCGATGATGTGCAGGCTGTCGGTAATGCGCTGTCTGGCGAGGCGATCAGAAATAACGAGGTGCTTCTCACCTACCGAATGCTGCATGCCAATGGCACCTACTACTGGTTTGAGACCACGGTGAAGCAGATCAGCGACCAAGAGCATGCGGATCGCTATGTATATTTGTGTATAAGCCGGGAAGTGACTGAGCGTAAGGAGTTGGAGGAGCGCTTCGAGATTACGCAGAAGCTTGGCCGGTTCGGTGGCTGGGAACGGGATAGAGATGGTCAGTATATCTATATCTCTCCCGAGGTGGAGGAGATACTGGGGACGGCTGCCGAGCTAGCCTGCCGGCTTCCACTCACATCAGACATGCTTCTATGCTATATCCATCCTGATGACCGGGAGCGCTATAGCCATAATATCGTCCATACCCACCAGCAGCCTCCAGGCTACCGCTATAATTATGAGCTGCGCATGCTGCGACCCGAAGGCGGCTTTCGGAATGTGCGTATACAAGGCGAAGTCGTGCAGCGGTCAGGCGGACGTATTCATGTGGTCGGCTTGCTGCAAGATATTAGCGAGCATCGTCAACGAGAGCTGGAGATCAGGCGCATCAGGGAAAATCTGAAGCTGTCCCAGCAGATGGGGGGACTGGGGTACTTTGACTATAATCTCCAGTTGAACCAAGTCTTCTGGTCCAAGGAGCTGTATACGATGCTGGAGATCGTTCCGGGGGACTTCGACGGAACCGTGGAGGGGTTCTATGAGCGTGTTCATCCTGACGATGTCGGTCAGGTCAAGCAAGCGATTCAGCACTGTATTCATGGAGATACATACGATACCGTGTTGCGCATGATATTGCCGGATGGCAAGGTCATTCAGCTTCATACGATCGGCTCTCTCATCTATGATGAGGCAGGAGAACCGCTCTGTCTGTTCGGTATGGTGCAAAATATTAGCGAGAAGAAGCAGGCCGAGGAGCTGCTCAGGAAATCGGAGAAGCTGTCGGCGGCAGGCCAACTGGCTGCGGGAATAGCGCATGAGATCCGCAATCCATTGACGGCGTTGAAGGGCTTCGCCAAGCTGCTGCTGCGTGCGGAGAATGAGACACGCGTGCGTTATTTCAACATTATGCAGAGCGAGTTTGACCGTATCGAGCTGATTCTGGGTGAGCTGCTGCTGCTGGCCAAGCCACAGACGCCACAATACAAGATGAACCATCTCAGCCATATTATTCAGGAGGTTGTGGAGCTGCTGAGCACCCAGGCAAATCTGGCTAATGTGATGATTGATCTGGATATGGAGAGCGACTTGCCGATGCTGTACTGTGAAGCGAACCAGTTGAAGCAGGTATTTGTCAATGTGATCAAGAACGGGATTGAATCGATGACTGGCGGTGGCCATCTGAGGATCAAGCTTCGCCTGGAGGATGGAAGTCTGTGCATCCTGTTCGCCGATGAGGGCAAGGGGATGCATCCTGCACAACTGGAGCGAGTAGGCGAGCCATTCTATACAACCAAGGACAAAGGAACGGGGCTGGGTATGCTGGTCAGCTTCAATATTATAGACGAGCATCATGGATCGATTCGGTACTATAGCCAGGTCGACCATGGAACGACAGTGAAGGTGAAATTGCCGCTGCAGTAG
- a CDS encoding stalk domain-containing protein — MRKRIQKQLVKVTIGSMLLATPLSAAQVLAQDTTTQFHTLVLQQDSTTVEYNGQLSTAAQPVTYAKGANFIPLSTVAKLYGYTVTYDAATKESVVSKDDVELRFLAGTTRYTLNGEERFAASELFTQQGSMMVPIRTWSQITGSRFEVSGTTYALSWRTEAKAPEVKLPPFAQFSTNKSVYKMGEPIEYYNESYDDNGTIVKTEWVGKQRAFFRPGFVKVTLNVTNNHGLTSSYTQELRITEEQLYSEDEFNLLYTPPGDKLPFSGSSVLRMENVPYTIESSPMQLIRSNSPEYFLEEGIAYQDSLAGTFRINIHNGNRSGKALTIYMVATNNQSYPVAYNINAFGKGGPTNYVSTSGKNAVARFLDDLAHGKPREQVILQPGESVIVLPDVADTPLKPNLIMTSYTEIHTTDELQFTVAAVDAQAHPNQSIFELLPELKKLDRDGRHVRGTFQDADRSLIINESLGYKPQRIAIGDQKVDSFLVGMDSMLGVQETNKGNTGVRYNIQVRVAPNTLIGLNARGGHYAGALLVNDQVVQMVEKSILKDPNEMGVLYRTGNTEELVSLTLIVASGSNLPLSLLFVPINSSAQ; from the coding sequence ATGAGAAAAAGAATTCAGAAACAACTGGTAAAAGTAACGATCGGTTCGATGCTGCTGGCGACCCCGCTATCCGCCGCACAGGTGCTCGCCCAAGACACAACCACCCAGTTCCATACCCTCGTCCTGCAGCAGGACAGCACGACGGTAGAATATAATGGACAGCTATCGACTGCCGCCCAGCCTGTCACCTATGCCAAGGGTGCCAACTTCATTCCGCTGAGTACCGTCGCCAAGCTCTATGGCTATACCGTAACCTATGATGCTGCGACCAAGGAGTCGGTTGTGTCCAAGGATGATGTGGAGCTCCGATTCCTGGCAGGAACGACACGATATACACTCAATGGCGAAGAGCGCTTCGCAGCCAGCGAGCTGTTCACTCAGCAGGGCAGCATGATGGTGCCGATCCGCACCTGGTCGCAGATTACCGGCAGCCGCTTCGAGGTTTCGGGCACAACCTACGCTCTATCCTGGAGAACAGAAGCCAAGGCGCCTGAGGTGAAGCTGCCGCCGTTTGCCCAATTCTCCACGAACAAATCCGTCTACAAGATGGGAGAGCCGATTGAATACTATAACGAGAGCTACGATGATAACGGCACGATCGTCAAAACAGAATGGGTAGGCAAGCAGCGCGCCTTCTTCCGTCCAGGCTTCGTGAAGGTAACATTGAATGTGACCAATAACCATGGCCTCACCAGCTCGTACACCCAGGAGCTTCGCATCACAGAGGAGCAACTATATTCAGAGGACGAATTCAACCTGCTCTACACGCCGCCAGGCGACAAGCTCCCGTTCAGCGGATCTTCCGTGCTGCGCATGGAGAATGTGCCATACACCATCGAGTCCTCGCCGATGCAGCTTATTCGCAGCAACAGCCCGGAATATTTCCTCGAAGAGGGCATCGCCTATCAGGACAGCCTGGCAGGCACGTTCCGCATCAATATCCATAACGGCAATCGGTCGGGCAAGGCGCTGACGATCTATATGGTTGCGACCAATAACCAGAGTTATCCGGTGGCTTATAATATCAATGCCTTTGGCAAGGGCGGCCCAACAAATTATGTCTCCACCAGCGGTAAAAATGCGGTTGCCCGCTTCCTGGACGACTTGGCTCATGGCAAACCACGCGAGCAGGTTATTCTGCAGCCAGGCGAATCGGTTATCGTGCTGCCCGATGTAGCCGATACGCCACTGAAGCCAAACCTCATCATGACCTCCTATACGGAGATCCATACAACGGATGAACTGCAGTTCACCGTGGCGGCTGTCGATGCGCAGGCGCATCCGAATCAGTCCATCTTCGAGCTGCTCCCCGAGCTGAAGAAGCTTGATCGCGATGGACGCCATGTGCGCGGAACCTTCCAGGATGCTGACCGTTCGCTGATTATCAATGAATCGCTTGGCTATAAACCGCAGCGCATCGCGATCGGAGACCAGAAGGTCGATTCGTTCCTGGTCGGCATGGACAGCATGCTGGGTGTGCAAGAGACGAACAAGGGCAATACCGGAGTACGCTATAATATCCAGGTGCGTGTGGCTCCTAACACGCTCATCGGGCTGAATGCGCGCGGCGGACACTATGCGGGGGCATTGCTCGTCAATGACCAGGTCGTGCAGATGGTGGAGAAGAGCATCCTCAAGGACCCCAATGAGATGGGCGTCCTGTACCGGACCGGCAATACGGAGGAGCTCGTGAGCCTGACGCTGATCGTCGCGTCCGGCAGCAATCTGCCACTTAGTCTGCTGTTTGTTCCCATTAACAGCTCTGCCCAATAA
- a CDS encoding response regulator transcription factor has translation MEIYFNNEGYKLLKASDGLEALELLERHQVDLIILDVMMPRMDGLEACMKIREQQNMPIIMLSAKSQDIDKIAGLSIGADDYVSKPFNPLVLMARVKSQLRRYKRLNTPAAVDDQSVIEIDDLVIHIANHTVTVDQEPVKLTPREFAILKLLATNLDKVLSMDRIYQEVWNEPFMESKNTVMVHIRKLREKIEKQPQSPRYIKTVWGIGYKMESS, from the coding sequence ATGGAGATTTACTTCAACAATGAAGGATACAAGCTGCTCAAGGCCTCCGATGGGTTGGAGGCTCTGGAGCTGCTCGAGCGACACCAGGTCGATCTGATTATTCTCGATGTCATGATGCCGCGCATGGACGGCCTGGAGGCCTGCATGAAGATTCGTGAGCAACAGAATATGCCGATCATTATGCTCTCCGCGAAAAGTCAGGACATCGACAAGATCGCCGGACTCAGCATTGGCGCTGATGATTATGTGTCCAAGCCCTTCAATCCTCTGGTGCTGATGGCGCGGGTCAAATCCCAGCTACGTCGCTACAAGCGGCTGAATACACCTGCGGCTGTCGATGATCAGAGCGTCATCGAGATTGATGACCTGGTCATCCATATTGCCAATCATACCGTCACGGTCGACCAGGAGCCCGTCAAGCTGACACCTCGCGAGTTTGCCATCCTGAAGCTGCTCGCAACCAATCTCGACAAGGTGCTCAGCATGGATCGAATCTACCAGGAGGTATGGAACGAGCCCTTCATGGAATCCAAAAATACGGTCATGGTGCATATTCGCAAGCTACGTGAAAAAATTGAAAAACAGCCGCAATCCCCCCGCTATATTAAGACGGTATGGGGCATTGGCTACAAGATGGAATCATCATGA
- a CDS encoding MBL fold metallo-hydrolase — MLLWEKEGVAIFRSALYQTISTVVVTEDAVLVSDPSWLPHEIEEIRRYVLEIRGERPLYMVLTHSDFDHILGAGAFPEATIIASEALAFKGEAQQQSILEQIHAFDDDYYISRPYPVSYPRVDEVVTEEGQQLELGGTTLTFYHAPGHNDDGIFTLVEPLGLWLAGDYLSDIEFPYIYHNSRQYESTIGKLDDLMQQHEVRLLIPGHGQPTCDREEMRHRQQKDQAYIGALRAAILRGDDAGIEALIADCPFPRNMSKFHRANRLLIERELGRG, encoded by the coding sequence ATGCTATTGTGGGAGAAGGAGGGCGTGGCGATCTTCAGGAGCGCGCTGTATCAGACGATCTCCACTGTCGTGGTGACGGAGGATGCCGTGCTTGTCTCCGATCCAAGCTGGCTGCCTCATGAGATAGAGGAGATACGCCGCTATGTGCTGGAAATACGCGGCGAGCGTCCGCTGTACATGGTGCTGACGCATTCGGATTTTGACCATATATTGGGTGCTGGGGCTTTCCCGGAGGCGACGATTATTGCCAGTGAAGCATTGGCCTTCAAGGGAGAGGCGCAGCAGCAGAGCATCCTGGAGCAGATTCATGCCTTTGATGACGATTACTATATTAGCAGGCCCTATCCGGTGAGCTACCCACGGGTGGATGAAGTGGTCACTGAGGAAGGACAGCAGCTTGAGCTCGGAGGTACGACACTCACCTTCTACCATGCTCCAGGTCACAACGATGATGGCATCTTCACGCTGGTCGAGCCGCTGGGACTGTGGCTGGCTGGGGATTATCTATCCGACATCGAATTCCCTTATATCTATCATAATAGTAGGCAGTATGAATCAACGATCGGCAAGCTGGATGACCTTATGCAGCAGCATGAGGTGAGACTGCTAATCCCCGGACATGGGCAGCCGACTTGTGACCGCGAGGAGATGCGGCACAGGCAGCAGAAGGATCAAGCGTATATCGGCGCGCTGCGCGCTGCAATCCTGCGCGGGGATGACGCGGGCATCGAAGCCCTCATCGCGGATTGCCCCTTCCCGCGGAATATGAGCAAATTTCACCGGGCCAATCGCTTGCTTATCGAACGTGAGCTAGGACGCGGCTGA
- a CDS encoding PAS domain-containing protein yields MTADPIASACSNQDWSVDETSLNTACMKQTELYSTLINEFLPPCILVNKFNDIVHTSGPIERYIAIPKGKISLNLFKMLSSQLALVIGTALHQARQENRKVVCRDFHVVDDSGRGRMHLAVEPFSAQKEMELMVIFIVEEIPGEGLAGIAGIAGIDDSVYTHIRALESELECTQDNLKQTIQKLEASNNALLELNDELVLVNDELKNSNEELHTVNNELMLVNLELQRKLFDLTELNNDMDNFLVSTRIGTLFLDTEMHIRRFTPSATKLFHLMQVDIGRPIYHITHQLKYNSLLEDIQLVLSSYKTIEREVRSLSGRWYSMRILPYRTMDNLVHGAVLTFVDITELKQANTELEKLSYAIEQSPSMVMIMDVEGYIEYVNPAFTKKTGLTEKEVLHCNLREYLNAHTASPSQVSEIMRAIASGKEWSGDLKNRRNHGDADWYWESCSIQPIKNKDGEIIHYLKMSEDITEHKKTEELLRKSEMLSAVGELAAGIAHEIRNPLTALKGFVQLMKAQGGNEKYIAIMLSEFNRIEHIINELLLLSKPKIINFQPSNLLHILNDVLLLIDTQAILNKVHIITEVEDTLPLIQCVENQLKQVFINLLKNAIESMPGGGIIHVSMKRVDNDMIGISIRDEGCGIPSDKLQRLGEPFFTTKEKGTGLGMMVSFNIIEGHKGCMHISSVENVGTTVSIRLPALL; encoded by the coding sequence GTGACAGCAGATCCAATAGCTTCTGCATGCTCCAATCAGGATTGGAGCGTGGATGAAACTTCATTGAATACAGCTTGCATGAAACAAACGGAGCTGTATAGCACGTTGATAAATGAGTTTTTGCCGCCCTGTATCCTGGTGAATAAATTCAACGATATTGTACATACGTCCGGCCCGATCGAGCGTTATATTGCCATTCCCAAAGGCAAGATCAGCCTGAATCTGTTCAAGATGCTGTCATCGCAGCTAGCGCTGGTTATCGGCACCGCGCTCCATCAAGCCCGCCAGGAGAATCGCAAGGTCGTCTGCCGCGATTTTCATGTCGTGGATGATTCGGGGAGAGGTCGGATGCATCTGGCGGTGGAGCCGTTCTCCGCTCAGAAAGAGATGGAGCTGATGGTAATTTTTATCGTCGAGGAAATTCCGGGGGAAGGACTCGCGGGTATTGCAGGAATCGCAGGGATCGACGACAGCGTCTATACGCATATTCGCGCCTTGGAGAGCGAGCTGGAATGTACGCAGGACAATCTGAAGCAGACGATTCAGAAGCTTGAGGCCTCCAACAATGCGCTGCTGGAGCTGAATGACGAGCTGGTGCTGGTTAATGATGAGCTGAAGAACAGCAACGAGGAGCTGCATACGGTCAATAACGAATTGATGCTGGTCAATCTGGAGCTGCAACGCAAATTATTTGACTTGACCGAGCTGAATAATGATATGGACAATTTCCTCGTCAGCACACGAATCGGAACGCTGTTCCTGGATACGGAGATGCATATTCGTCGGTTCACGCCGTCGGCAACGAAGCTGTTTCACCTGATGCAAGTCGATATTGGCCGTCCGATCTACCACATTACCCATCAATTAAAATATAATTCGCTGCTGGAGGATATTCAGTTGGTGCTATCCTCATACAAAACCATTGAACGCGAGGTGCGCAGTCTGAGCGGACGGTGGTACAGTATGCGTATTTTGCCCTATCGGACGATGGACAACCTGGTGCATGGCGCAGTGCTGACCTTCGTTGATATTACAGAGCTCAAGCAGGCGAACACAGAGCTGGAGAAGCTGTCGTATGCGATTGAGCAGAGCCCAAGCATGGTCATGATTATGGATGTAGAGGGCTATATTGAATACGTGAACCCGGCCTTTACCAAGAAGACGGGGCTAACGGAGAAGGAAGTGCTGCACTGCAACCTGAGAGAGTATCTGAATGCCCACACCGCTTCTCCGAGCCAGGTGAGCGAGATCATGCGTGCCATTGCCAGCGGCAAGGAATGGTCTGGCGACTTGAAAAACCGGCGCAATCATGGGGATGCCGACTGGTACTGGGAGAGCTGCTCCATACAGCCGATCAAAAACAAGGACGGCGAAATCATCCATTATCTGAAGATGTCGGAGGACATTACAGAGCATAAGAAGACGGAGGAGCTGCTGCGCAAATCCGAGATGCTCTCAGCGGTGGGCGAATTAGCGGCGGGGATCGCGCATGAGATCCGCAATCCGCTGACAGCGCTCAAGGGATTCGTGCAACTGATGAAGGCGCAGGGAGGCAATGAGAAATATATTGCCATCATGCTCTCGGAGTTCAACCGGATCGAGCATATTATTAACGAGCTGCTGCTGCTGTCCAAGCCCAAAATCATTAATTTCCAGCCCAGCAACCTGCTGCACATCTTGAATGATGTCCTGCTATTAATCGATACACAGGCTATATTGAACAAGGTGCATATCATTACTGAGGTGGAGGATACGCTGCCGTTGATCCAGTGTGTTGAGAATCAGCTCAAGCAGGTCTTCATCAATCTGCTCAAAAATGCGATTGAGTCCATGCCAGGGGGCGGGATCATTCATGTCTCCATGAAGCGGGTCGATAATGATATGATCGGCATCAGCATTCGCGACGAGGGCTGCGGCATTCCATCGGACAAGCTGCAGCGGCTAGGAGAGCCATTTTTCACCACCAAGGAGAAGGGCACAGGGCTTGGCATGATGGTAAGCTTCAACATTATTGAAGGGCACAAGGGCTGCATGCACATCTCCAGCGTGGAAAATGTCGGGACGACGGTATCGATCCGGCTGCCCGCTCTGCTGTAG
- a CDS encoding response regulator — protein MKAILIDDEELALLQLERLLLEDGRCQIIGKHTSAKEGLAQLSAKQADIVFLDIGMPGITGLEAAEKIREIDRNVHIVYITAYSDYALEAFELQAIDYLLKPVSPARFAKTLNRIEKYLGHAEEPGEQEKGESIAVQCFQRIELSGEGKMRWRTSKTQELFALLVHYKNRWIPKEQIMEELWSDFEQERAVSNLHTSVYQIRKLLKDMKLPATVEYGSDSYRLSAEVLVSDVDRFESTLQGNGVENDHQRKQIAEALQLYRGDYLAEHDYAWAESRRRELLQKYLNAALAIVRYDLEQGREERAVGLLEALQAREPYSEEICRLTLTCYAKLRNTAALRRHYETFEQVLSIDLGIRPSQQTEQRYRDCMEGLSG, from the coding sequence ATGAAGGCCATTCTAATCGATGATGAAGAACTGGCTCTGTTGCAGTTGGAGCGGCTGCTGCTGGAGGATGGCCGCTGTCAGATTATCGGGAAGCACACCTCCGCGAAGGAAGGCCTTGCCCAGTTGTCCGCAAAGCAAGCAGATATAGTGTTCCTCGATATTGGCATGCCTGGTATCACTGGCCTTGAGGCGGCGGAGAAGATTAGGGAAATCGACCGCAATGTACATATCGTCTACATCACAGCATACTCCGATTACGCACTAGAGGCGTTCGAATTGCAGGCCATAGACTATCTGCTGAAGCCGGTGTCTCCAGCGCGCTTCGCCAAGACACTGAACCGTATTGAGAAATACCTGGGTCATGCTGAGGAGCCTGGCGAGCAAGAGAAGGGAGAGAGCATCGCTGTTCAGTGCTTCCAACGGATCGAGCTAAGCGGTGAGGGCAAGATGCGCTGGAGGACGAGCAAGACGCAGGAGCTGTTCGCCCTGCTGGTGCATTATAAGAATCGCTGGATACCCAAAGAGCAGATTATGGAGGAGCTCTGGTCGGATTTCGAGCAGGAGCGCGCAGTAAGCAATCTCCATACATCTGTCTACCAAATTCGCAAGCTGCTCAAGGATATGAAGCTGCCCGCCACCGTCGAATATGGCTCGGACAGCTATCGATTGTCTGCCGAGGTGCTGGTCAGTGATGTGGATCGCTTCGAATCGACGCTGCAGGGGAACGGGGTGGAGAACGACCACCAGCGGAAGCAGATTGCAGAGGCGCTGCAGCTATATCGGGGCGATTATCTTGCTGAGCATGATTATGCATGGGCGGAGTCCAGGCGGCGCGAGCTTCTGCAGAAATATTTAAATGCTGCATTGGCTATTGTTCGCTACGATCTGGAGCAGGGGCGTGAGGAGAGGGCAGTAGGATTATTGGAAGCGCTACAAGCCAGAGAACCGTATTCGGAGGAAATCTGCCGCCTGACCTTGACTTGCTATGCCAAGCTGCGTAATACTGCTGCACTGCGACGGCACTATGAGACATTCGAGCAGGTGCTCAGTATCGATCTGGGCATCCGTCCCTCTCAGCAGACCGAGCAGCGCTACCGGGACTGTATGGAGGGGTTGTCCGGCTAG